ACCGAAACGTATTGGAGACCTTGCACCTCTCGTCGAAGCCGCTTCGGGGCGAAAGGTGATGATCGATCATCACCTCTATCCCGCTCCCGACTTTTGTCGCCTCGTGATCTCTCACCCGGAGCTTTCTTCGACGTGCGAATTGGTCTTCCGGTTGCTCTGCGCCATGAAAGCGTACGATGACATCAGCCGCAACGCCGCGGAATGCCTTTATACGGGTATGATGACCGATACAGGAGCGTTTAGCTATAATTCTAACCGCGCTGATATCTATGTCATTATCGGCGAACTGATCAAGAAGGGAATCGATAAGGATGCCATTTATCGGCAGGTCTATCAGGTTTATTCAGAGTCTCGTATGCGTTTGATGGGGTACACTATGAACGAAAAAATGAAGGTTTACCCTGCGCAACAGGCCGCCTTGATCACCCTCACGAGCGATGAACTTCGGCGCTACCATTATAAGACGGGCGATACGGAGGGTTTCGTGAATATGCCTCTCGACATCGACGGAATCGTCTTCTCTGTATTTATTCGCGAGGATCCTGATTACGCTAAAGTGTCCCTGCGATCCGTCGGGAGCTTCCCTTGCAACCGTTTTGCTATGCGTTACTTCAACGGCGGCGGTCATAAGAACGCATCTGGAGGCGAATTTTACGGCACACTCGAAGAAGCGATCCGAACTTTTGAGCAGGGTTTGGCGGAATTCAATCCGACGCATTTTACAGAGACGGCCGAAGAAACACAGGCCGTGTAAGCCTGACAGATTGTCACTTGCAGACCCAAAAGAAAGTCCCCCGAACGAAGGCTTGACACCTGTCGTCCGGAGGACTGCTTTTTTCGAGGCACTTTTTATTCGTGCCTTACTTCTTGAGACTATTTGCGGAGCACTTTTTTCTCGTGCACTACTTCTTGAGAGCCTTTTGGGGTAATTTTTTTCTCATGCCTTACTTCTGGAGACCTTTTTAGGGAAACTTTTTTCTCGTGCCTTACTTCTGGAGAACCTTTGCGGGACACTTTTTTTCATGCCTTACTTCTTGAGAGCCTTTTTGGAGCACTTTCTATTCATGCTCTACTTCTTGAGAGCCTTTGTGGGGCACTTTTTTTCTATGCCTTATCCCTTGGCCTTCTCCGTGGGGCGAAGCACCATGCGGTAAGACTGATCCTTGCTGATATAATAGCCAGCCCAGTTGTAGAACGAACGCAGCTTGTTCCGAAAGTTCACTAACGACATGATGTGAACAAAAGCCCAAATGGCCCACGCGAGAAATCCCTTGAGGAAAATCTTGCGAGACAAATCTGCCACCGCTTGATTACGCCCGATGATCGCCATAGCTCCTTTATCGACGTAACGGAAGGGCGTGGGCGATTGAAAATCTCGGTTTAGGTTGCGAGCTAAGTTCGTGGCCTGCTGAATGGCTACCTGCGCCAGCTGTGGATGACCGCCGGGATAAGCCGGATCGGCCGTCATGAGGGCAGCGTCGCCCACGGCAAAGATGTCGTCTTGCCCTTCGACGCGATTGAAGGCGTCGGTCTTCATCCGGCGTCCCCTTCCGAGCCGATCGGGAGTGTCGAGACCCGGAAAGGTCCGCGCTGACACGCCAGCGGCCCAGATCAGGTTTCGCGCCTCTAAGACCGTACCGTCGGAAAGGTGCACTTCATCGTTCACGAAGTCCTTCACGAAGACTCCAAGCTTGAGTTTGACTCCCTTACGTCGCAATGCCTGCTCAGTATAAGCCTGGGCACGCTGCGACATAGGCGCAAGCACCGTTTTTTGCCCGTCGATGAGGTAGATGTCGCCCAATTCAGAGCGACTCAGCTCGGGGTAGTCCTTCATCATAATGTTCTGCTTCATTTCGGCGAAGATGCCAGACAGTTCCACACCCGTTGGCCCGGCACCGGCTATGGCGAAAGAGAGCAGCTTGTGGCGTTGCTCGCTATCTGTAGTGCGGGTGGCCCGCTCGAGACGCGTATAAACCAAATTGCGCAACATGAGGGCGTCACCGATCGTCTTCATCGGCATGGCTTTGGCCTCGACGTCCGGATTGCCGAAGAAATTGGACTCCGCACCTGTGGCCATAATCAGCAAATCGTAATGTAGCTCGCCATTGCTAAGCACGAGCTTCTTCTCCTCTGGCACCACGGCCTGAAGTATCCCCATGCGGAAACGCGTGTTCGGCCGTTTGCGTAACAATCGGCGGAACGGGTACGAGATGGACGAAGGCTCCATGAAACCCGCGGCCACCTGATAGAGTAAGGGCGGGAAAAAGTTGTAATTGTTCATGTCTACCAATGTCACGCGGTACTTTCCACCGCGATCTAACTCCTTGACTAATCGCAGGCCGGCAAATCCACCGCCTACAATTACGATGTGTTTCCTGTCATCCATTTTGTTGTCGTTTAAATGTTGTGTGTAAGAAGCTGTTTTGAATTTATTGAGCGATTGTTTTATGGAGCTGTTTGGGGGGATCTTTCTCCTTTCTTGTTTCGGGTCTATCGAGGCCTGTTTCTGCCCTTTTGTTCCATCATTAATCCTCACATAGCTTGCTATGCTCGTCTAATGATGAAATAAAATCATCAGAAACATTCTCCCGATAGCCTCCGAAATAAATTCCAAACAGCTTCCAAGAATAAAACACGAAGCACTTCCCGCCGCGTAAAGTGGGGGAAGTGCTTCGTGTTCTTTTTCGCTAAGCTGTCTTCCGGACAGGTTACGCGCCGCGCTCCACAGGACAAATGCCTGGGGCGGTGAGGATGTGTTCGGCATTGCGAACGCGCTCTTCGGAGGGTGCGCTAACGTCTTTCAGTGTGTATGGAATACCCAATTGCTCCCACTTGTACGTTCCCATCGCGTGATAGGGCAAAACTTCCACCCGCTTGACGTTTTGCAGCGTGTCAATGAAGGCACGCAGGGCATGCAGATCGTCATCGTTGTCGGTTACGCCCGGGACGAGTACGTGTCGCACCCAAATAGGCTTGCCGATGTCGGACAGATAGCGCGCGCAATCGAGGATGTTACGATTCGTGCGTCCGGTCAGCTCGCGGTGCTTCGTGTCGTCGATCTGCTTGAGATCAAAAAGAAGCAAGTCAGTGTACTTCATCAGCTCTGCAAACTTTGAGAAGAACGGTTCCCGACGTGTGAAGGGTTGCCCCGACGTGTCGAGGCATGTGTGGATACCTTTCGCTTTGGCCTTACGGAACAGTTCAGTCAGGAAGTCGATCTGCAGCAACGCTTCGCCACCGCTGACAGTGATACCTCCCTCGCGTCCCCAATAACTGCGGTAACGCATGGCCTGCGTCAGCAATTCGTCCGCCGTACGCAGATCGTCCGTCTCGGGATCCCACGTGTCTGGATTGTGGCAATAACGGCAGCGCATGCTGCAACCTTTCAGGAAAATGAGGAAGCGAATGCCCGGCCCATCGACCGAACCGAACGTTTCAACCGAATGCACACGGCCTAAGAGGGAAGAAGTTTCCATGAAGCGAATGACTAAAAGCGAAAAACTAAAGTTGGGGGTTGAGGTTGTGATTGGGTAGAGCGAAAAGAGGAGGAGCATCGAACGTGCTCCGCTCCCCCTCTTCTTCATTCAATAATTACATCTTTCCATGTGCCTGGCGTGCGATCACGTCGAGCTGCTGCTCCTTGGTCAAGTCGATGAACTTGACGGCGTAACCACTGACGCGGATCGTGAAGTTGGCGTACTCTTCTTTCTCGGGGTGCTCCATGGCGTCGATCAGCTTATCTACGCCAAAGACGTTCACGTTCAGGTGGTGTGCGCCGCGATCGAAGTAGCCGTCCATTACGCGAACGAGGGTCTCTACCTGCTCATCCTGCGTATGGCCGAGCGTCGAGGGGCTGATCGTCTGCGTGTTCGAGATGCCGTCCAACGCATACTCATACGGCAGTTTAGCCACTGAGTTCAGCGATGCCAGCAAGCCACTCTTCTCTGCGCCATACGACGGGTTGGCACCCGGAGCGAGCGGTGCACCGGCCGGACGTCCGTCGGGCATGTTGCTCGTGTACTTGCCATAAACCACGTTCGAGGTGATGGTCAGGATACTCGTCGTCGGCTCCGAGTTGCGGTAGGTGTGGTGGCGGCGGATCATGTTCATAAACGTCTTCAGCAGCCATACGGCGATCTCATCGGCGCGGTCGTCATCGTTGCCGTAGCGCGGGAAGTCGCCTTCGGTCTTGAAGCTGAGCGGGAAGCCCGTTTCGTCGCGGATGATGTTCACCTTGGCGTACTTGATGGCGCTGATGGAGTCTACCACATGGCTAAAGCCTGCGATACCCGTAGCGAACGTGCGACGCACATCGGTGTCGATCAGTGCCAACTCAGCGGCCTCGTAGAAGTATTTGTCGTGCATGTAATGGATCACATTCAACGTGTTCACATACACGCCAGCCAGCCACTCCATCATATCCATGAAGCGCGGCATAAACTCGTCGTACTTCACCACGTCGCCCTCGATCGGACGGTAAGCCGGACCGCATTGCTCGCGTGTCTTGGCGTCTACACCGCCACTGATGGCGTACGTAAGGCACTTAGCCAGGTTAGCCCGCGCACCGAAGAACTGCATCTCCTTACCCGTCTGCGTGGCCGACACACAGCAGCAGATCGAGTAATCGTCGCCCCAGATAGGCCGCATCACGTCGTCGTTTTCGTACTGGATGGAGCTGGTCGTCACCGAGATTTTCGATGCGTAACGCTTGAAACCTTCCGGCAGACGAGACGAGTAGAGCACCGTCAAGTTCGGCTCGGGCGAGGGACCCATGTTCTCCAACGTGTGGAGGAAGCGGAAGTCGTTCTTCGTCACCATCGAGCGGCCGTCCATACCGAGACCAGCCATCTCGAGCGTAGCCCAGATCGGATCGCCAGAGAAGAGCTGGTTGTACGACGGGATGCGCGCAAACTTCACCATGCGGAACTTCATCACCAGATGGTCGATCAGCTCCTGCGCTTCCGATTCCGTCAGCGTGCCAGCCTCCAGATCGCGCTGGATATAAATGTCGAGGAAGGTCGAGATACGGCCCACGGACATCGCAGCGCCATTCTGCGTCTTGATGGCGCCGAGGTAGCCGAAGTAGAGCCACTGCACGGCCTCGCGAGCATTCTTCGCCGGTGCCGAAATGTCGTAACCATAGATGGCCGCCATCTTCTTGAGTCCCTGGAGCGACTTGATCTGCATCGAAACCTCCTCGCGCAGACGGATCACGTCGTCCGTCATCACGCCTCCGCCGTCATGCAGTGCCAGGTCTTGCTTCTTCTTCTCGATCAGGAAATCCACGCCGTAAAGCGCCACGCGGCGGTAGTCGCCCACGATGCGTCCGCGGCCGTAGGTATCCGGCAGACCGGTGAGGATGTGGTTGTGTCGCGCGGACTTCATCTGCTTCGTGTAGGCATCAAACACACCGTCGTTGTGCGTCTTGTGATACTCCGTGAAGATCTCGTGCAGCTTCTCCGACGGCTTGTAGCCATACGTCGTGCAGGCCTCTTCGGCCATCTTGATACCGCCGTAAGGCATGAATGCGCGCTTGAGCGGCTTGTCGGTTTGCAGACCCACGACGCGCTCCAAATCCTTCGTGCCCTCGGCGATGTAAGCCGCTCCGTAAGCCGTCAGGCCAGAGACAATCTCCGTCTCCATATCGAGTACACCGCCCTTGGCGCGCTCCTCCTTCTGCAAGCCCTGCAGGATGCCCCACAGCTTCTGCGTGGCCTCGGTTGGGCCCTCCAGGAAGCATTCGCAGCCGTCATAAGCCGTGTAATTGTCTTGAATAAATCCGCGAACGTCCACTTCATCCGTCCACTTGGTTCCTTGGAACCCATTCCATTCCTGTCTCATTTTATGATCGAATTTTTATTGTTGATGATGTTATCGGCTGACCTTTTCGGGAGGGGGTTGGCCCCCTTTCCTCTGTCATCCGCGGGCAAATGTAGAGGCATTTCCTTACACTGGACACATTTTAGGCGGAAAAATGCAAGGTCGACATTGCAATTTTTATAACGCACAGATAATCAACGGCTCCAGAACGCACCTTTTTGCACACGACAAGGCGAAGTGTGCCGATAAAGGTGCTATCGCCTCCTTTTTTGCCCCTCACCCAGCCCCTTTCTCTCCCGTTTTATCCCTCTCCGAGATCCTCCTAAACCACGTCGTCCCCGTCACACACGCAGCCGCTCTTATCCTCGCCTCCGACTCCTTCGGCAGACCCTCTGCCTCCTTTGTCCTCCCCTACCCGGCTGC
The sequence above is drawn from the Tannerella serpentiformis genome and encodes:
- a CDS encoding DHH family phosphoesterase gives rise to the protein MLTKILDENAVHRFSRYLEKGEKFVLTAHLSPDGDAIGSALGMAHYLSEQGKERVHVIVPNDFPAFLKWMPGAEDVLIYNKYPDYAEQLIREADVIINLDFNEPKRIGDLAPLVEAASGRKVMIDHHLYPAPDFCRLVISHPELSSTCELVFRLLCAMKAYDDISRNAAECLYTGMMTDTGAFSYNSNRADIYVIIGELIKKGIDKDAIYRQVYQVYSESRMRLMGYTMNEKMKVYPAQQAALITLTSDELRRYHYKTGDTEGFVNMPLDIDGIVFSVFIREDPDYAKVSLRSVGSFPCNRFAMRYFNGGGHKNASGGEFYGTLEEAIRTFEQGLAEFNPTHFTETAEETQAV
- a CDS encoding NAD(P)/FAD-dependent oxidoreductase produces the protein MDDRKHIVIVGGGFAGLRLVKELDRGGKYRVTLVDMNNYNFFPPLLYQVAAGFMEPSSISYPFRRLLRKRPNTRFRMGILQAVVPEEKKLVLSNGELHYDLLIMATGAESNFFGNPDVEAKAMPMKTIGDALMLRNLVYTRLERATRTTDSEQRHKLLSFAIAGAGPTGVELSGIFAEMKQNIMMKDYPELSRSELGDIYLIDGQKTVLAPMSQRAQAYTEQALRRKGVKLKLGVFVKDFVNDEVHLSDGTVLEARNLIWAAGVSARTFPGLDTPDRLGRGRRMKTDAFNRVEGQDDIFAVGDAALMTADPAYPGGHPQLAQVAIQQATNLARNLNRDFQSPTPFRYVDKGAMAIIGRNQAVADLSRKIFLKGFLAWAIWAFVHIMSLVNFRNKLRSFYNWAGYYISKDQSYRMVLRPTEKAKG
- the pflA gene encoding pyruvate formate-lyase-activating protein; this translates as METSSLLGRVHSVETFGSVDGPGIRFLIFLKGCSMRCRYCHNPDTWDPETDDLRTADELLTQAMRYRSYWGREGGITVSGGEALLQIDFLTELFRKAKAKGIHTCLDTSGQPFTRREPFFSKFAELMKYTDLLLFDLKQIDDTKHRELTGRTNRNILDCARYLSDIGKPIWVRHVLVPGVTDNDDDLHALRAFIDTLQNVKRVEVLPYHAMGTYKWEQLGIPYTLKDVSAPSEERVRNAEHILTAPGICPVERGA
- the pflB gene encoding formate C-acetyltransferase, with protein sequence MRQEWNGFQGTKWTDEVDVRGFIQDNYTAYDGCECFLEGPTEATQKLWGILQGLQKEERAKGGVLDMETEIVSGLTAYGAAYIAEGTKDLERVVGLQTDKPLKRAFMPYGGIKMAEEACTTYGYKPSEKLHEIFTEYHKTHNDGVFDAYTKQMKSARHNHILTGLPDTYGRGRIVGDYRRVALYGVDFLIEKKKQDLALHDGGGVMTDDVIRLREEVSMQIKSLQGLKKMAAIYGYDISAPAKNAREAVQWLYFGYLGAIKTQNGAAMSVGRISTFLDIYIQRDLEAGTLTESEAQELIDHLVMKFRMVKFARIPSYNQLFSGDPIWATLEMAGLGMDGRSMVTKNDFRFLHTLENMGPSPEPNLTVLYSSRLPEGFKRYASKISVTTSSIQYENDDVMRPIWGDDYSICCCVSATQTGKEMQFFGARANLAKCLTYAISGGVDAKTREQCGPAYRPIEGDVVKYDEFMPRFMDMMEWLAGVYVNTLNVIHYMHDKYFYEAAELALIDTDVRRTFATGIAGFSHVVDSISAIKYAKVNIIRDETGFPLSFKTEGDFPRYGNDDDRADEIAVWLLKTFMNMIRRHHTYRNSEPTTSILTITSNVVYGKYTSNMPDGRPAGAPLAPGANPSYGAEKSGLLASLNSVAKLPYEYALDGISNTQTISPSTLGHTQDEQVETLVRVMDGYFDRGAHHLNVNVFGVDKLIDAMEHPEKEEYANFTIRVSGYAVKFIDLTKEQQLDVIARQAHGKM